Proteins from a single region of Natrinema salifodinae:
- a CDS encoding NAD(P)-dependent alcohol dehydrogenase, producing MRAAVLTDPEEFEIEERERPEPDADEVLVKIRNVGICGSDVHYYEHGRIGDFVVENPLVLGHESAGEIVETGANVNGFEAGDRVTLEPGVPCRRCSHCKRGDYHLCPDVTFMATPPHDGAFSEYVAWPTDYTYKLPENISTRAGALCEPLSVGIHACRRGNVGTGDTVLITGAGPIGLLAMEAARAAGATDVIITDIVQSKLEFAKERGADHAVNVAETDLETAINEYTDESGADVVIEASGAEPSVKSTLDGVRRGGNIVFVGLASESEIPLDVVDIINNELDVYGSFRYKNTYSTAVKLLADGVVDVEGIIDFERGLDSIDEAFERSMKPDVIKGMISVDR from the coding sequence ATGCGTGCCGCAGTACTCACTGATCCGGAGGAGTTCGAGATCGAAGAAAGAGAACGGCCTGAGCCAGACGCAGATGAGGTTCTCGTCAAAATCCGTAATGTCGGTATCTGTGGCTCAGATGTCCACTACTATGAACATGGCCGAATCGGCGACTTCGTAGTTGAGAATCCGCTCGTCCTTGGCCACGAGAGTGCGGGAGAGATCGTTGAAACAGGTGCTAATGTCAATGGATTCGAAGCCGGTGACCGCGTTACTCTCGAGCCAGGCGTCCCCTGTCGGCGTTGTTCTCACTGCAAACGCGGTGATTACCACCTCTGTCCCGACGTCACGTTTATGGCAACGCCGCCTCACGATGGCGCATTTTCGGAGTACGTTGCATGGCCCACGGACTACACGTACAAACTCCCCGAAAACATCTCGACACGAGCGGGAGCGCTCTGTGAACCGCTCTCTGTCGGCATCCATGCATGTCGACGGGGTAACGTCGGAACCGGTGACACCGTTCTCATTACGGGTGCGGGACCGATCGGTCTTCTCGCGATGGAGGCCGCACGTGCGGCCGGCGCGACGGATGTCATCATCACCGACATCGTACAGTCGAAACTCGAATTTGCAAAAGAACGTGGCGCAGACCACGCTGTCAATGTCGCTGAAACAGACCTCGAGACGGCGATCAACGAATACACGGACGAGAGTGGCGCCGATGTCGTCATCGAAGCTTCCGGGGCCGAACCCTCCGTCAAGTCGACGCTCGACGGCGTCCGTCGTGGGGGGAACATCGTATTCGTCGGACTCGCCAGCGAGTCAGAGATCCCACTCGACGTCGTCGACATCATCAACAACGAGCTCGACGTGTACGGCTCGTTTCGCTACAAGAACACGTATTCGACGGCGGTGAAACTTCTCGCCGACGGTGTCGTGGACGTCGAGGGTATTATCGAC